A region of Thermococcus argininiproducens DNA encodes the following proteins:
- a CDS encoding FKBP-type peptidyl-prolyl cis-trans isomerase: MKVAKKDVIKLHYIGKIKETGEIFDTTHEDVAKEAGIYNEKGIYGPVPIAVGAGHVIKGLDEALEGLEVGKKYTLEIPPEKAFGKRDPKLIKTFTIGQFRRQGIYPFPGLDVEIETESGKKLKGRVMSVSSGRVRVDFNHPFAGKTAVYEVEILEKIEDPIEKVKALIDLRIPRIDFEKVQIEVGEKDVKIDFGEQTLDPRTLVLGEILLESDLKFLGYETVEFKPTVEDLLKPPEAKIEEEETEKVEPEMEEKTEEAPEEIAKEVEEAEEIEEANEESTVENETKEE, from the coding sequence ATGAAAGTGGCAAAGAAGGATGTAATAAAGCTTCACTACATTGGAAAGATCAAAGAGACTGGAGAGATATTTGATACAACTCATGAAGACGTTGCAAAAGAAGCTGGCATTTACAATGAAAAGGGCATTTACGGGCCAGTGCCAATAGCAGTGGGTGCTGGACATGTTATAAAAGGTCTTGACGAAGCTTTAGAAGGCCTGGAAGTTGGGAAGAAGTACACTCTTGAGATCCCTCCAGAAAAGGCCTTCGGGAAGAGAGATCCCAAACTCATAAAAACATTTACAATAGGCCAGTTCAGAAGACAAGGCATTTATCCATTCCCTGGACTTGATGTGGAAATAGAAACAGAAAGTGGAAAAAAACTCAAAGGAAGAGTTATGAGCGTTTCAAGTGGTAGAGTTAGAGTTGACTTTAACCACCCGTTTGCTGGGAAAACTGCAGTATATGAAGTCGAGATTCTTGAAAAAATCGAAGACCCAATAGAAAAAGTAAAAGCTCTAATAGACCTTAGAATCCCAAGAATCGACTTTGAAAAAGTGCAGATTGAAGTTGGCGAGAAGGATGTAAAGATAGACTTCGGAGAACAAACATTAGATCCAAGAACCCTTGTACTGGGTGAGATACTTTTAGAAAGTGACCTCAAGTTCTTGGGTTACGAAACAGTAGAATTCAAGCCTACAGTTGAAGATCTTCTAAAACCTCCAGAAGCTAAGATTGAAGAAGAGGAAACCGAAAAAGTTGAACCTGAGATGGAGGAGAAGACTGAAGAAGCACCAGAAGAAATCGCTAAGGAAGTTGAAGAAGCCGAAGAAATCGAAGAAGCCAATGAAGAAAGCACCGTAGAGAATGAAACCAAAGAGGAGTGA
- the cysS gene encoding cysteine--tRNA ligase: MKVYNTMTKQKEEFRPLREGEVRMYVCGPTVYDYTHLGHARTYIAFDVIRRYLEHKGYSVLMVMNFTDIDDKIIRRAQETGEDPNKLAERFLKFFLEDMKSLKVKPADIYPRVTEHIQDIIEFVRKLEERGYAYEGSDGVYFEVRKYGEYGKLSKINLEDLRKGARVEPGEGKRNPEDFALWKKAKPGEPKWDSPWGEGRPGWHIECSTMSTKYLGESFDIHGGGNDLIFPHHENEIAQTEACTGVEWVRYWLHTGFVMVKGEKMSKSLGNFVTIRELLERYSPEVIRFFVLQKHYRSPLDYTEEGIQHAKNNLERLYNTIENIRIAMEKAEIPFKWEKEEFELYEVIREAKKKFYEAMDDDFNTAEAMKPIFEVANAVNVYLTKVEKPKESVLRKAIEFFRIISEVFGIFEEYFKEAKESKEEELIELLIEVRSTLRKQRSFELADKIRAELRELGIQLEDTPEGTIWKRINV, from the coding sequence ATGAAAGTTTACAATACGATGACAAAGCAGAAAGAGGAATTCAGACCTTTGAGAGAAGGCGAGGTCAGGATGTACGTTTGTGGGCCCACAGTTTATGATTACACTCATCTTGGACACGCAAGGACCTACATAGCTTTTGATGTGATAAGACGGTACCTCGAGCATAAGGGATATAGTGTCTTAATGGTGATGAATTTTACTGATATAGATGACAAGATCATAAGAAGGGCACAGGAAACAGGGGAAGACCCAAATAAGCTTGCAGAGAGGTTTTTAAAATTCTTTTTGGAGGACATGAAGTCGTTGAAGGTTAAACCCGCCGATATTTATCCAAGAGTTACAGAGCACATTCAGGATATAATTGAGTTTGTCAGAAAACTTGAGGAAAGAGGATACGCATACGAAGGTAGTGACGGTGTTTATTTTGAAGTTAGAAAATATGGAGAATATGGCAAGCTAAGTAAAATAAATCTTGAAGATCTCAGAAAAGGAGCAAGAGTCGAGCCAGGAGAAGGAAAGAGAAATCCTGAGGATTTTGCTCTCTGGAAGAAGGCTAAACCTGGAGAACCAAAATGGGACAGCCCATGGGGAGAAGGGAGGCCTGGGTGGCATATAGAATGTTCTACCATGAGCACGAAATACCTTGGGGAGAGCTTTGATATCCATGGCGGTGGAAATGACTTGATCTTCCCGCACCATGAAAACGAAATAGCGCAGACAGAGGCATGCACGGGAGTAGAATGGGTTCGTTACTGGCTTCACACAGGCTTTGTGATGGTAAAAGGAGAGAAAATGAGTAAAAGTCTTGGAAACTTTGTCACTATAAGGGAACTCCTTGAAAGATACTCACCTGAAGTTATAAGGTTCTTTGTCCTTCAAAAGCACTACCGTTCTCCTCTTGACTATACAGAAGAAGGAATTCAACATGCAAAGAACAACCTTGAGCGTTTATATAACACCATTGAGAACATAAGAATAGCAATGGAAAAAGCTGAGATACCGTTCAAATGGGAGAAAGAGGAATTTGAGCTCTATGAAGTTATAAGAGAAGCTAAGAAGAAGTTCTATGAAGCTATGGATGATGACTTCAACACTGCTGAGGCTATGAAGCCTATATTTGAAGTTGCAAATGCTGTAAACGTTTATCTCACAAAAGTTGAGAAACCAAAAGAAAGTGTACTGAGAAAGGCCATTGAGTTCTTCAGAATAATAAGTGAAGTTTTCGGGATCTTTGAGGAATACTTTAAGGAAGCTAAAGAGAGCAAAGAAGAAGAACTCATAGAGTTGCTCATTGAGGTGAGAAGCACACTTAGGAAGCAGAGGAGCTTTGAATTGGCAGATAAGATAAGGGCAGAACTCAGAGAACTAGGAATTCAGCTTGAAGATACCCCCGAAGGGACAATTTGGAAGAGGATAAATGTTTAG
- a CDS encoding M20/M25/M40 family metallo-hydrolase, with product MEVIELLSELVKFDTTNDPGRGIKPPKECPHFIRDTLASWGIESELIERNGYYAVYGEIGKGKPKLLFMAHFDVVPVNREEWETEPFELTIKGDKAYGRGSADDKSNVAAVMLAVRELSKMDLNGKVLFAFTGDEEIGGALAMHIAERLKERENLPEYMINADGIGMRPIIRRRKGFGASITVPAEKVTIKGILKETTFKINTPVIETRHAAYFLPGVDTHPMISLSHFLRNTNFIAVSLEGRFLKSNVVPSEVTLKYLEPGEGENVEVDLGLTKLLRAIVPLVRASIKSEKYSDYGVSITPNLYSSQNGKHTLKLDIRMMGYSQVEIEKVLREILDFNIPEAELIVKSNEKAGYLFTHPEERIVRSMLETLREFSESVEPVEGPGAADSRFFTPYGVKAIDFGPKGGNIHGPNEYVSIESLKILPEVYKKVALKLL from the coding sequence ATGGAGGTAATTGAACTTCTTTCTGAGCTTGTAAAATTCGACACAACAAATGATCCGGGAAGGGGAATAAAACCACCAAAAGAATGTCCTCACTTCATAAGGGATACTTTAGCTTCATGGGGAATTGAAAGCGAACTAATAGAGAGAAACGGCTACTATGCTGTCTACGGAGAAATTGGAAAAGGAAAACCAAAATTGCTTTTCATGGCCCACTTTGATGTTGTTCCAGTGAATAGGGAAGAATGGGAGACAGAACCCTTCGAACTAACGATCAAGGGGGATAAGGCTTATGGTAGAGGAAGCGCTGATGATAAATCAAATGTTGCTGCAGTGATGCTTGCTGTTAGGGAGCTCTCAAAAATGGATCTTAATGGAAAAGTTTTGTTTGCATTTACTGGTGATGAGGAAATAGGTGGAGCTCTAGCTATGCATATTGCTGAGAGACTCAAAGAGAGGGAAAACCTACCAGAATACATGATAAATGCCGATGGAATTGGAATGAGGCCAATAATCCGAAGGAGAAAAGGTTTTGGTGCTTCTATAACTGTTCCTGCAGAAAAAGTTACAATTAAAGGAATTCTAAAGGAGACAACCTTTAAAATAAACACTCCAGTAATTGAAACACGACACGCTGCGTATTTCCTTCCAGGAGTTGATACTCATCCAATGATATCTCTTTCCCATTTCTTGAGGAATACAAACTTTATTGCAGTAAGTCTCGAAGGCAGATTTCTAAAGTCCAATGTGGTTCCAAGTGAGGTGACTCTCAAATATCTTGAACCAGGAGAGGGAGAAAATGTAGAGGTTGATTTGGGTTTAACTAAACTCTTGAGGGCTATTGTTCCATTAGTTAGAGCATCAATAAAATCAGAAAAATACAGTGATTATGGGGTTTCAATAACTCCCAACCTCTATTCCTCTCAAAATGGAAAACACACTCTCAAACTCGATATACGAATGATGGGGTATTCACAGGTAGAAATCGAAAAGGTGCTGAGGGAAATACTGGATTTTAATATTCCAGAGGCAGAACTTATAGTAAAAAGTAATGAAAAGGCTGGTTACCTCTTTACTCATCCAGAAGAGAGAATAGTAAGATCAATGCTTGAAACACTCAGAGAATTCAGTGAAAGTGTGGAACCTGTTGAAGGGCCAGGAGCTGCTGATTCTAGGTTCTTCACACCTTACGGAGTTAAAGCAATAGACTTTGGTCCCAAAGGAGGAAACATCCATGGACCAAATGAATATGTAAGTATAGAATCGCTCAAAATATTGCCTGAAGTGTACAAGAAAGTTGCACTTAAGTTACTCTGA
- the dmpI gene encoding 4-oxalocrotonate tautomerase DmpI — MPTIIVEGPPISVEKKRELVKRFTKVASEIYGIDHITVIIKENSPENVGINGELLLDFKKKQ; from the coding sequence ATGCCAACCATAATTGTCGAAGGCCCCCCAATTAGTGTTGAGAAAAAGAGAGAACTAGTGAAAAGGTTTACGAAAGTTGCATCAGAGATTTATGGGATAGACCATATAACAGTGATTATAAAGGAAAATTCTCCCGAGAATGTCGGAATTAATGGAGAATTATTGTTAGATTTCAAAAAGAAACAGTGA
- a CDS encoding phosphoribosyltransferase, whose amino-acid sequence MKKFPAYLASWDDIERWAKEGATKILEKEWRPDVVVGLARGGWIAARLYCDYIGVKDLVSIKVEHWGVTATPDGKARLKYGTQYEFEGKKVLIVDDIADTGESLTLAKNYVESKNPAEIKVATLLTIKTSKFQPDYFGEEIDWAWIVFPWNFVEDMINLVNNLFEEKETLTLDEIVELFKELHGMEVPKEKLEEALRFAQMRKIFKSDGQSWRKA is encoded by the coding sequence ATGAAAAAGTTTCCAGCATACTTAGCTTCTTGGGACGATATAGAAAGATGGGCTAAAGAAGGTGCAACAAAGATTCTTGAGAAAGAGTGGAGACCAGATGTTGTTGTAGGTCTTGCAAGAGGAGGGTGGATTGCTGCAAGGCTCTACTGTGATTATATCGGGGTTAAAGACCTTGTAAGCATTAAGGTAGAGCATTGGGGAGTCACGGCAACCCCAGATGGAAAAGCAAGACTGAAATATGGAACTCAGTATGAGTTTGAAGGTAAAAAAGTTTTGATAGTTGATGATATAGCCGACACAGGAGAAAGCCTAACTCTTGCAAAGAACTATGTTGAGAGTAAAAACCCAGCTGAAATCAAAGTTGCAACGCTCTTGACAATCAAAACCTCGAAGTTCCAGCCAGATTATTTTGGAGAAGAGATTGATTGGGCGTGGATAGTGTTCCCATGGAATTTTGTTGAGGATATGATAAACCTTGTAAACAACCTCTTTGAGGAGAAGGAAACTCTCACTTTGGATGAAATAGTTGAGTTGTTTAAAGAATTACACGGTATGGAGGTTCCGAAAGAAAAGCTTGAGGAAGCCTTGAGATTTGCCCAGATGAGAAAGATATTTAAATCAGATGGGCAATCTTGGCGCAAAGCCTAA